In Methanofervidicoccus sp. A16, the sequence CTCCCCTATTATCCTCGTCCTAACCTCCCCTATATGTACCCCGAAGTACTTTGCAATAGATACCTTAAACCTCATAGAGTCTAAGTGAGTACCTAATCCAAATACCTGGCTCCTGTCGTAGCCACTCTCAAAGAGTGCCTTCTGAGTCATAATATCTACAGGGTTTGTTACTATGAACAACTTGGTATCACAGGTTTTAGATATGTCCTTAACGTAGTTCTTGATAATCTTTGCATTTATCTTTGCAAGATCTAACCTGGACATTCCATCCTTCCTCGGCACCCCTGCAGAAATCACTGTAATCTCACTACCATCTACAGCATCTGGGATCTCCTTATCACTGTAGATTTCTATCTCTGCATCCCTGGACTCTGCTGCAAGGGCATCGTACATATCCATCCTAATACCCTCTAATTTTTTTAGAGATTTCTCCCTGGATATAAGAACTATATGTTTTATAATAGGATCTCTTGCAAGTAAAAAGGACACTGTAGATCCTATCCTTCCAGAGGCTCCAATAACTGATATCTTCATCCTTCCACCTGTAATACTTTTGGATAGAAAATATTAAATATTATTACTAATAGTGTTAG encodes:
- a CDS encoding malate dehydrogenase; translation: MKISVIGASGRIGSTVSFLLARDPIIKHIVLISREKSLKKLEGIRMDMYDALAAESRDAEIEIYSDKEIPDAVDGSEITVISAGVPRKDGMSRLDLAKINAKIIKNYVKDISKTCDTKLFIVTNPVDIMTQKALFESGYDRSQVFGLGTHLDSMRFKVSIAKYFGVHIGEVRTRIIGEHGDTMVPLLSATAIGGIPISRMPGFENLPYKEIVELVKNRGEEIIKLKGGSEYGPASAVVNVIRTIINDDKRVLTLSTYLDGEIDGISGICIGVPVKLGKKGIEEIVPIKISPEELETFRHSVQVLKACWEEVKDI